From a region of the Deinococcus terrestris genome:
- a CDS encoding GTP-binding protein, which yields MAKGTFERTKPHVNVGTIGHVDHGKTTLTAAITFTAAA from the coding sequence ATGGCAAAAGGAACGTTTGAGCGGACCAAGCCCCACGTGAACGTGGGCACCATCGGGCACGTCGACCACGGCAAGACCACCCTGACGGCCGCGATCACCTTCACCGCCGCTGCG
- a CDS encoding ABC transporter ATP-binding protein, whose translation MDSLRTLWPYLRLHRRQYVIGLIAVVIANSVNLLPYYFIRLTIDGVTGQTDADAATAGITATQVGLYALGIVVASATAGFFMLVMRRMIVIASRQTEYEIRRDIFGHLQTLDKPYYDRARTGDLMNRLTGDLGAVREMLGFGAWQIVNIVSGFITAFAVMFSLSWQLTLIVLALLPIIVGLLTYMARQINKRHTHVQEQNSLIAAKAQENFSGARVVKGYAIEDREIEDYRAMNLELLKRNISLIKVDGPLRSVMNLLLGIAFGLILLVGGRLILNGDGSFTVGMFTQFVGTLERLAFPMLMVGWITGITQRGLSSWLRLRELFDARALVRDERGRVNPGIQTLRGDVEFDHVTLRYGERTVLEDVSLKVPAGTFLGITGPTGSGKTVLGQLLTRSMDPTSGVVRVDGHDVRTIPLRVLRDHISVVPQEPFLFSDSIANNIGFGLGNRDLPEVPTGVSVVGAPPPPDIPPNPDMDRVRDAARLAGLAGDVEDFPQGYDTVLGERGVTLSGGQRQRTAIARAIVRDPAILILDDSLSAVDTETERRILDGLREVAQGRTVILIGHRISTLRHADQIIVLDSGRLVEQGTHDDLVAAGGHYAEIERLQRLASDLDADDEPIRDAEVAADVLEHQPMPQEAVK comes from the coding sequence TTGGACAGTTTGCGAACCCTCTGGCCCTACCTGCGGCTGCACCGCCGCCAGTACGTGATCGGTTTGATCGCGGTGGTGATCGCCAACAGCGTGAACCTGCTGCCGTACTACTTCATCCGCCTCACCATCGACGGGGTGACCGGCCAGACCGACGCGGACGCGGCGACGGCGGGCATCACCGCGACGCAGGTGGGCCTCTATGCCCTGGGCATCGTGGTGGCCTCCGCAACGGCAGGCTTTTTCATGCTGGTTATGCGCCGGATGATCGTGATCGCCTCGCGGCAGACCGAGTATGAGATCCGCCGCGACATCTTCGGCCACCTCCAGACCCTCGACAAGCCGTACTACGACCGCGCCCGCACGGGGGACCTGATGAACCGCCTGACCGGGGACCTCGGGGCCGTGCGGGAAATGCTGGGCTTCGGGGCGTGGCAGATCGTCAATATCGTGTCGGGGTTCATCACGGCCTTTGCGGTGATGTTCAGCCTGAGCTGGCAGCTCACGCTGATCGTGCTGGCGCTGCTGCCGATCATCGTGGGGCTGCTGACCTACATGGCGCGGCAGATCAACAAGCGGCACACCCACGTGCAGGAGCAGAACAGCCTGATCGCCGCCAAGGCGCAGGAGAACTTCAGCGGGGCGCGGGTAGTCAAGGGCTACGCCATCGAGGACCGCGAGATCGAGGACTACCGTGCGATGAACCTCGAACTCCTGAAGCGCAACATCTCGCTGATCAAGGTAGATGGGCCGCTGCGGTCGGTCATGAACCTGCTGCTCGGGATCGCGTTCGGGCTGATTCTGCTGGTCGGCGGGCGGCTGATCCTGAATGGCGACGGCTCCTTCACGGTGGGCATGTTCACCCAGTTCGTCGGGACGTTGGAGCGCCTCGCCTTTCCCATGCTGATGGTGGGGTGGATCACCGGAATCACGCAGCGCGGCCTGTCGTCGTGGTTGCGTCTGCGCGAGCTGTTCGACGCCCGCGCCCTGGTGCGCGACGAGCGCGGTCGGGTCAACCCCGGCATCCAGACCCTGCGGGGCGACGTGGAGTTCGACCACGTGACCCTGCGCTACGGCGAGCGCACCGTGCTGGAGGACGTGAGCCTGAAGGTGCCCGCCGGGACCTTTCTGGGCATCACCGGGCCGACCGGGAGCGGCAAGACGGTGCTGGGACAACTGCTCACCCGCTCGATGGACCCCACCTCGGGCGTGGTGCGGGTGGACGGGCACGACGTGCGGACCATTCCCTTGCGGGTGCTGCGCGACCACATCAGCGTGGTGCCGCAGGAACCGTTCCTGTTCAGCGACTCCATCGCCAACAACATCGGCTTCGGGCTGGGGAACCGTGACCTGCCGGAGGTGCCCACCGGGGTCAGCGTGGTCGGCGCCCCACCGCCCCCCGACATTCCCCCGAACCCCGACATGGACCGGGTGCGCGACGCCGCGCGGCTCGCGGGCCTCGCCGGGGACGTGGAGGACTTCCCGCAGGGCTACGACACGGTGCTGGGCGAGCGCGGGGTGACCCTCTCGGGCGGGCAGCGGCAGCGCACGGCGATTGCGCGGGCCATCGTGCGCGACCCGGCCATCCTGATTCTGGACGACAGCCTCTCGGCGGTGGACACCGAAACCGAGCGGCGCATCCTCGACGGGCTGCGCGAGGTGGCCCAGGGCCGCACGGTGATCCTGATCGGTCACCGCATCAGCACCCTGCGGCACGCCGACCAGATCATCGTGCTGGACAGCGGCCGACTCGTCGAGCAGGGCACCCACGACGACCTCGTCGCCGCTGGGGGCCACTACGCCGAGATTGAGCGGCTCCAGCGTCTCGCCTCCGATCTCGACGCCGACGACGAGCCGATCCGCGACGCGGAGGTCGCCGCCGACGTGCTCGAACACCAGCCCATGCCCCAGGAGGCCGTGAAGTGA
- a CDS encoding ABC transporter ATP-binding protein, with protein MTAGAPLPPEPNKAAFDADLTRRIFRYLKPYLALVVGAVLLSLAFSGIQPLFGLIQRYAIDNALTPFVNGVTADREPLLQTLTVAALTYMGLKVLEFAVQYGSIMTIGYLGQNVLRDIRADVFTKLQRLHLAFFDQNPVGRLITRVTSDVDAINQFLTGGLVSLIQSAFLIVAYAVIMLSVDWRLGLVSFGVLPFMYLASNYFRGHLRDAFRSNRFQQAVVNSKLNENITGMTTVQLFGRQRRTALDFDHANRALLTANENSVKWFSLFMPVMAVLGQIGIALVLYFAATRLLNQDAAGVAATTGVTVGTLVAFIGWTTNLFQPIQDLADVFNNLQAAMASSERIFEVLDTDEKIQDKPGAATLEPFEGRVTFDGVWFAYDQEVTANTPDSDDRWILRGIDLDIHPGESVALVGATGAGKTSVTALVSRFYDVQRGAVRVDGHDVRDLEQHDLRRHVGVVLQDVFLFAGTIEGNLTLNNPAISHERVVEACKYVGVHDYIVSLPEGYQTEVRERGATLSTGQKQLLAFARALIQNPDILLVLDEATANVDTETELRIQQALLKVMEGRTSIIIAHRLSTIEHCDRIVVMRKGRIVEQGSHRALLDKGGYYARLHRLQYAQGDAAD; from the coding sequence GTGACCGCAGGTGCTCCCCTTCCCCCCGAGCCGAATAAGGCGGCTTTCGACGCCGACCTCACCCGGCGCATCTTCCGCTACCTCAAGCCGTATCTCGCGCTGGTGGTGGGTGCGGTGCTGCTCTCGCTGGCCTTTTCGGGCATTCAGCCGCTGTTCGGCCTGATTCAGCGCTACGCCATCGACAACGCGCTGACGCCCTTCGTGAACGGCGTGACCGCCGATCGCGAACCGCTGCTGCAAACGCTAACGGTGGCGGCCCTGACCTATATGGGTCTCAAGGTGCTGGAGTTCGCCGTGCAGTACGGCTCGATCATGACCATCGGGTACCTGGGCCAGAACGTGCTGCGCGATATCCGGGCGGACGTGTTCACCAAGCTCCAGCGGCTGCACCTCGCCTTTTTCGACCAGAATCCGGTGGGCCGCCTGATCACCCGCGTGACGAGTGACGTGGACGCGATCAACCAGTTCCTGACGGGCGGGCTGGTCAGCCTGATTCAGAGTGCGTTTCTGATCGTGGCCTATGCGGTGATCATGCTCAGCGTGGACTGGCGGCTGGGACTGGTCAGTTTCGGCGTGCTGCCGTTCATGTACCTGGCGTCCAACTATTTCCGTGGGCACCTGCGCGACGCCTTCCGCAGCAACCGCTTTCAGCAGGCGGTGGTGAACTCCAAGCTCAACGAGAACATCACCGGGATGACGACCGTCCAACTGTTCGGGCGGCAGCGGCGCACGGCGCTGGACTTCGACCACGCGAACCGGGCGCTCCTGACCGCCAACGAGAACTCGGTGAAGTGGTTTTCGCTCTTCATGCCCGTGATGGCGGTGCTGGGGCAGATCGGCATCGCGCTGGTGCTGTACTTCGCGGCCACCCGCCTGCTGAATCAGGACGCCGCCGGGGTCGCCGCCACGACGGGCGTGACGGTAGGCACGCTGGTCGCCTTCATCGGCTGGACGACCAACCTCTTCCAGCCCATTCAGGATCTCGCGGACGTGTTCAACAACCTGCAAGCGGCGATGGCGAGCAGCGAGCGCATCTTCGAGGTGCTCGACACCGACGAGAAGATTCAGGACAAGCCAGGCGCGGCGACGCTGGAGCCTTTCGAGGGCCGGGTGACCTTCGACGGCGTGTGGTTCGCCTACGACCAGGAGGTAACGGCGAACACGCCCGACAGCGACGACCGCTGGATTCTGCGCGGCATCGATCTCGACATCCATCCCGGCGAGAGCGTGGCGCTCGTGGGGGCGACTGGAGCAGGCAAGACGAGCGTGACGGCACTGGTCAGCCGCTTCTACGACGTGCAGCGCGGGGCGGTACGGGTGGACGGCCATGACGTGCGGGACCTGGAACAGCACGACCTGCGGCGGCATGTGGGCGTGGTCTTGCAGGACGTGTTCCTGTTCGCGGGGACCATCGAGGGCAACCTGACCCTGAACAACCCGGCCATCTCGCACGAGCGGGTGGTGGAGGCGTGCAAGTACGTGGGCGTCCACGACTACATCGTCTCGCTGCCCGAGGGCTACCAGACCGAGGTGCGCGAGCGCGGCGCGACCCTCAGCACCGGGCAGAAGCAACTGCTGGCCTTTGCCCGCGCCCTGATTCAGAACCCCGACATCCTGCTCGTGCTGGACGAGGCGACCGCCAACGTGGACACCGAGACGGAGCTGCGGATTCAGCAGGCGCTGCTGAAGGTGATGGAGGGCCGCACCTCCATCATCATCGCCCACCGCCTCAGCACCATTGAGCACTGCGACCGGATCGTAGTTATGCGCAAGGGCCGCATCGTGGAGCAGGGCAGCCACCGGGCGCTGCTGGACAAGGGCGGCTACTACGCCCGGCTGCACCGCCTGCAATACGCGCAGGGGGACGCGGCGGACTGA
- the pstS gene encoding phosphate ABC transporter substrate-binding protein PstS: MQKTFLLGLALVMTGTVSSAAAQSLTGAGASFPYPLYSKMFAEYRKDTGVSVNYQSVGSGAGQKQITERTVDFAGSDNPMSDEAMKAAPGRLLHVPTAIGAVVPAYNVPGVTQPLKFTGRVLADIYLGKIRTWNDKAITALNPGVTLPGLPITAVRRSDGSGTTYVFADYLSKVSNEWKNKVGVGNSLQWPTGTGAKGNDGVAGVVKSTPGAIGYVELVYAKQNKLPYGSVRNRAGKDVLADNGPAAAAAQGVVIPADTRVSLTNSANAGAYPIASFTYVIFYKEQKYGNRTQAQAKALKNLLSWMVTTGQGYNEALDYARLPSTVASKARNIINSMTYGGGKL, encoded by the coding sequence ATGCAGAAGACCTTTCTCCTGGGCCTCGCCCTGGTCATGACCGGAACCGTCAGTTCCGCCGCCGCGCAGAGCCTCACCGGGGCGGGGGCCTCCTTTCCCTACCCCCTCTACTCCAAGATGTTCGCGGAATACCGCAAGGACACCGGCGTCAGCGTGAACTACCAGTCGGTGGGCAGCGGCGCGGGCCAGAAGCAGATCACCGAGCGCACCGTGGACTTTGCGGGGTCGGACAACCCCATGAGCGACGAGGCGATGAAGGCGGCCCCCGGTCGGCTGCTGCACGTCCCCACCGCCATCGGCGCGGTCGTGCCCGCCTACAACGTGCCCGGCGTGACGCAGCCCCTCAAGTTCACGGGGCGGGTGCTGGCCGACATCTACCTGGGCAAGATTCGCACCTGGAACGACAAGGCGATCACCGCCCTGAACCCCGGCGTGACCCTGCCCGGCCTGCCCATCACCGCCGTGCGCCGCAGCGACGGCTCGGGCACCACCTACGTGTTCGCGGATTATCTGAGCAAGGTCAGCAACGAGTGGAAGAACAAGGTGGGCGTGGGCAACAGCCTCCAGTGGCCCACCGGCACGGGCGCCAAGGGCAACGACGGCGTGGCGGGCGTGGTCAAGAGCACTCCCGGCGCGATCGGGTACGTGGAGCTGGTGTACGCCAAGCAGAACAAGCTCCCCTACGGCAGCGTGCGCAACCGCGCGGGCAAGGATGTGCTGGCCGACAACGGACCCGCCGCCGCCGCCGCGCAGGGCGTGGTCATCCCCGCCGACACTCGCGTCAGCCTGACGAACAGCGCGAACGCGGGCGCCTACCCCATCGCCAGCTTTACCTACGTGATCTTTTACAAGGAGCAGAAGTACGGCAACCGCACCCAGGCTCAGGCCAAGGCCCTTAAGAACCTGTTGAGCTGGATGGTCACCACCGGCCAGGGCTACAACGAGGCACTGGACTACGCGAGGCTGCCTTCCACGGTGGCGAGCAAGGCGCGGAACATCATCAACTCGATGACCTACGGGGGCGGCAAGCTCTGA
- the pstC gene encoding phosphate ABC transporter permease subunit PstC, producing the protein MSEPLRPRSSPRAALSGRSDRTFQGLILALASVIVLVFVLSVYQLGRESWPALREFGLSFYTERTWNPVTGEFGAAQMVIGTLVTSLAALVLSVPLAVASALFVAEYAPKWLANPVGYLIELLAAVPSVVYGLWALFVIAPILGRWQQGFFADPANLEVYTRCQDIWNSGQTTLQCFFVPSAFDGRGLALAILILTVMILPYTASVARDVIRLVPQDQREAMYALGATKWEVISRAILPYARAGILGGVILALGRALGETLAVAMVIGDSQDIIKSLWGGASTMASVIANQFGDAQERLHRSSVVALGLGLFFLSVLVNFIARMVIARLTPKGIQ; encoded by the coding sequence ATGAGTGAACCCCTGCGTCCCCGTTCCTCGCCCCGCGCCGCCCTGTCCGGCCGCAGCGACCGCACCTTTCAGGGCCTGATTCTCGCGCTCGCCTCGGTGATCGTGCTGGTGTTCGTGCTGAGCGTGTACCAGCTCGGGCGCGAGTCGTGGCCCGCCCTGCGCGAGTTCGGGCTGAGCTTCTATACCGAGCGCACCTGGAACCCGGTGACGGGCGAGTTCGGGGCGGCCCAGATGGTGATCGGCACGCTGGTGACCAGCCTCGCCGCGCTGGTGCTGAGTGTGCCGCTGGCGGTGGCGAGTGCCCTGTTCGTGGCCGAGTACGCCCCGAAGTGGCTGGCGAACCCGGTGGGCTACCTGATCGAGCTGCTCGCTGCCGTGCCCAGCGTGGTGTACGGGCTGTGGGCCTTGTTCGTGATCGCGCCGATCCTGGGCCGCTGGCAGCAGGGCTTCTTCGCGGACCCGGCCAATCTGGAGGTCTATACCCGCTGTCAGGACATCTGGAACAGCGGCCAGACCACCCTGCAATGCTTTTTCGTGCCCAGCGCCTTCGACGGGCGGGGGCTGGCGCTCGCCATCCTGATCCTGACGGTGATGATCCTGCCCTACACGGCGTCGGTGGCGCGGGACGTGATCCGGCTGGTGCCGCAGGACCAGCGCGAGGCGATGTACGCCCTGGGCGCGACGAAGTGGGAGGTCATCTCGCGGGCCATCCTGCCCTATGCCCGCGCGGGCATCCTGGGCGGCGTGATTCTGGCGCTGGGCCGGGCGCTGGGCGAGACGCTGGCGGTGGCGATGGTGATCGGGGACAGCCAGGACATCATCAAGAGCCTGTGGGGTGGGGCCAGCACGATGGCTTCCGTGATCGCCAACCAGTTCGGTGACGCGCAGGAGAGGCTGCACCGCTCCAGCGTGGTGGCGCTGGGCCTGGGCCTGTTCTTCCTCAGTGTGCTGGTGAACTTCATCGCCCGTATGGTGATCGCGCGGCTGACGCCCAAGGGGATTCAATGA
- the pstA gene encoding phosphate ABC transporter permease PstA translates to MTARSSALPARPRPRLSPARRARNLIMGALIGLSTVIVVAPLILIFAYLLREGLGAMNLEFFTRTPAPEGETGGGLLNAIVGSLQMLLMASVLGVGVGVAGGIFLAEYPRHPLMPTVRMLSDVLAGIPAIVMGLVAYGLIVLYFGFSGLAGAIALGFLMIPIVVRTTEEVLKLVPVTVREAGLSLGLPQWLVILRIVLPAAAGGIVTGVMLALARVAGEAAPLLFTAFGNPLVNLDPTKPMSALPLEIYRGATSAYDENQRLAKAGALLLILIIFATSLLARWASRRR, encoded by the coding sequence ATGACCGCCCGCAGCTCGGCCCTCCCTGCCCGCCCCCGGCCCCGGCTCAGCCCGGCCCGCCGCGCCCGCAACCTGATCATGGGCGCTTTGATCGGCCTCTCGACCGTCATCGTGGTCGCCCCCCTGATCCTGATCTTTGCCTACCTGCTGCGCGAGGGGCTGGGAGCGATGAATCTGGAGTTCTTCACCCGGACGCCCGCGCCGGAAGGGGAGACGGGCGGCGGCCTTCTCAACGCGATTGTGGGCAGCCTCCAGATGCTGCTGATGGCGAGCGTACTGGGCGTCGGGGTGGGGGTGGCGGGCGGCATCTTCCTGGCCGAGTATCCCCGGCACCCGCTGATGCCCACCGTGAGGATGCTCAGCGACGTGCTCGCGGGCATCCCGGCCATCGTGATGGGACTGGTGGCTTACGGGCTGATCGTGCTGTATTTCGGCTTTTCCGGGCTGGCGGGCGCCATCGCGCTGGGCTTCCTGATGATTCCCATCGTGGTCCGCACGACCGAGGAGGTCCTGAAGCTGGTGCCCGTCACCGTGCGCGAGGCGGGCCTGAGTCTGGGGCTGCCGCAGTGGCTGGTCATCCTGCGGATCGTGCTGCCCGCCGCCGCCGGGGGCATCGTGACAGGCGTGATGCTGGCCCTGGCGCGGGTGGCGGGCGAGGCCGCGCCGCTGCTGTTCACCGCCTTCGGCAACCCGCTCGTGAACCTCGACCCCACCAAGCCCATGAGCGCCCTGCCACTGGAAATCTACCGGGGGGCGACCAGCGCCTACGACGAGAACCAGCGCCTCGCCAAAGCGGGAGCGCTGCTGCTGATCCTGATCATCTTCGCCACGAGTCTGCTGGCGCGGTGGGCGAGTCGGCGGCGCTAA
- the pstB gene encoding phosphate ABC transporter ATP-binding protein PstB, which produces MSTPLLTAQNVSIYYGDKQAVRDVDLSVQRGTVNALIGPSGCGKTTFLRAINRMHDLTPGARVTGRIVLDGEDVYAPGVDAVAMRRRVGMVFQKPNPFPTMSVFDNVVSGLKLTGVRDRARLMEVAERSLRGAALWDEVKDRLKTPATGLSGGQQQRLCIARALAVEPELLLMDEPTSALDPASTARIEDLMTGLKQVTTILIVTHNMHQAARVSDTTSFFLNGDLVEHGVTDQVFTSPRDERTEAYVTGRFG; this is translated from the coding sequence ATGTCCACCCCCCTCCTCACTGCCCAGAACGTGAGCATCTATTACGGCGACAAGCAGGCCGTCCGCGATGTGGACCTCAGCGTGCAGCGCGGCACCGTGAACGCCCTAATCGGCCCTTCCGGGTGCGGCAAAACCACCTTCCTGCGGGCGATCAACCGGATGCACGACCTGACGCCGGGTGCCCGCGTCACGGGCCGCATCGTGCTCGACGGCGAGGACGTGTACGCCCCCGGCGTGGACGCGGTCGCCATGCGCCGCCGGGTCGGAATGGTCTTCCAGAAGCCCAACCCCTTTCCCACCATGAGCGTGTTCGACAACGTGGTGAGCGGCCTGAAGTTGACCGGGGTGCGTGACCGCGCCCGCTTGATGGAGGTGGCCGAGCGCTCGCTGCGCGGGGCCGCCCTCTGGGACGAGGTCAAGGACCGTCTCAAGACCCCGGCGACGGGCCTTTCGGGCGGTCAGCAGCAGCGGCTGTGCATCGCCCGTGCCCTGGCCGTCGAGCCAGAGCTGCTGCTGATGGACGAGCCGACCTCAGCGCTCGACCCCGCGAGCACGGCCCGCATCGAAGACCTGATGACCGGACTCAAGCAGGTCACCACCATCCTGATCGTCACGCACAACATGCACCAAGCGGCCCGCGTGAGCGACACGACCTCCTTTTTCCTGAATGGCGACCTCGTGGAGCACGGCGTGACCGATCAGGTCTTCACCAGCCCGCGCGACGAGCGCACCGAGGCGTATGTGACGGGCCGCTTTGGTTGA
- a CDS encoding phosphate signaling complex PhoU family protein, translated as MTVGGVGVEGAGSVTARFLRMLSLALEELEAVRDAARRAEYAGLTARAGRLESETNALERELEDACLAAFARPLTPDDLAFHLLVFRSLTNLERVGDYAFGVARDLERLAPRTRSATLQDVLPLIGLLTTMLDRLAYAFAERDAAAAREVIRLDAEEVDVLYELLQRASLTRLHERPDDVEVALAANRMARSLERLGDHLVNVAERVLALVEGPGAARTVAESPS; from the coding sequence ATGACGGTGGGTGGAGTGGGGGTCGAGGGGGCGGGCAGCGTGACCGCCCGCTTTCTGCGGATGCTTAGCCTGGCGCTGGAGGAACTGGAGGCCGTCCGCGACGCCGCCCGCCGCGCCGAGTACGCCGGACTGACCGCCCGCGCCGGGAGGCTGGAGAGCGAGACGAACGCGCTGGAGCGCGAGCTGGAGGACGCCTGCCTCGCCGCCTTCGCCCGCCCGCTGACCCCGGACGACCTCGCCTTTCACCTGCTGGTCTTTCGCAGCCTGACCAATCTGGAACGGGTGGGCGACTACGCCTTCGGGGTGGCCCGCGACCTCGAACGGCTGGCCCCGCGCACCCGCTCGGCCACCCTACAAGACGTGCTGCCCCTGATCGGACTGCTGACCACCATGCTCGACCGCCTCGCCTACGCCTTTGCCGAGCGCGACGCGGCAGCCGCCCGCGAGGTCATCCGGCTGGACGCGGAAGAGGTGGACGTGCTGTACGAGCTTTTGCAACGCGCCAGCCTGACCCGCCTGCATGAGCGCCCAGACGACGTGGAGGTCGCGCTGGCCGCCAACCGCATGGCCCGCAGCTTAGAACGCCTGGGGGACCATCTGGTCAACGTGGCCGAGCGGGTGCTGGCGCTGGTGGAGGGGCCAGGGGCGGCGAGAACGGTGGCGGAGTCCCCCTCATAA
- a CDS encoding M3 family oligoendopeptidase: MTTTESRELPRWRTDDLYAGLQDPRLAADLAAVRDEVTALEATFDRYGVRKDGDTTSPESLEAVLGGLNALMTRLTSLRGFISAFVTTDSRDALAQQKMGELTTLTLPLGPLRSRLTAWLGGQDVEGLLAASEVAREHEHLIRRSAERARYQMTPEEEDLAARLRPSGAGGWSKLHGNVSSQLRGEFRGESLPVTALRALATDPDEGVRRDAYEAELKVWEGAEVVLAAALNGVKGEEGTLAARRGFPDAVAPSLLTHGIDRETLEAMQGAVVRSFPDFRRYFAAKARALGKPKLDWWDLFAPVGRSQTEWTYEAGTRFVEEQFRSYSDKLGDYAARAFTESWIDAGPRDGKRGGAFCMGWQGDESRILMNHDPSLDSVSTLAHELGHGYHNLLKAPRTPLQRETPMTLAETASIFCETIIQNAALEQATGEERLYVLETQLLGHAQVVVDIHSRFLFERAVFEGRAQRDLTPQEINDLMTWAQRETYGDALASTHPYMWAVKPHYYSLSFYNYPYTFGLLFGLGLYAQYQAAKERGEAADFQRSYDELLSGTGLADARTLAAGFGIDLHAPDFWEGSLNVIREQIAAYEAALA; the protein is encoded by the coding sequence ATGACCACCACCGAATCCCGCGAGCTGCCCCGCTGGCGCACCGACGATCTGTACGCGGGTCTGCAAGACCCTCGCCTCGCCGCCGACTTGGCTGCCGTGCGAGACGAGGTAACCGCGCTGGAAGCGACGTTTGACCGTTACGGGGTTCGCAAGGACGGCGACACCACTTCCCCCGAGAGTTTGGAAGCCGTGTTGGGGGGCCTGAACGCGCTGATGACGCGCCTGACCTCGCTGCGGGGCTTCATCTCCGCCTTCGTGACGACCGACAGCCGTGACGCCCTCGCCCAGCAGAAGATGGGCGAGCTGACCACCCTGACCCTTCCGCTGGGGCCGCTGCGCTCGCGCCTGACCGCGTGGCTGGGCGGGCAGGACGTGGAGGGGCTGCTGGCCGCGTCCGAGGTCGCCCGCGAGCACGAGCACCTGATTCGCCGCAGCGCGGAGCGGGCGCGGTACCAGATGACCCCGGAGGAAGAAGACCTCGCCGCCCGGCTGCGGCCCAGCGGGGCGGGTGGTTGGTCCAAGCTGCACGGCAACGTCTCCAGCCAACTGCGCGGCGAGTTCCGGGGCGAGTCGCTGCCCGTGACCGCCCTGCGTGCCCTGGCGACCGACCCCGACGAGGGCGTGCGCCGCGACGCCTACGAGGCCGAGCTGAAGGTCTGGGAGGGCGCGGAAGTCGTCCTCGCCGCCGCGCTGAACGGCGTCAAGGGCGAGGAAGGCACCCTCGCCGCCCGCCGGGGCTTTCCCGACGCGGTGGCCCCCAGCCTGCTGACCCACGGCATCGACCGCGAGACGCTGGAGGCCATGCAGGGCGCGGTCGTGCGCTCCTTTCCCGACTTCCGGCGCTACTTCGCGGCGAAGGCGCGGGCGCTGGGCAAGCCGAAGCTGGACTGGTGGGACCTCTTCGCGCCCGTGGGCCGTTCGCAGACCGAATGGACTTACGAGGCCGGGACCCGCTTCGTGGAGGAGCAGTTCCGCTCGTACTCGGACAAACTTGGCGACTACGCCGCCCGCGCCTTTACCGAGAGCTGGATCGATGCCGGGCCGCGCGACGGCAAGCGGGGCGGGGCCTTCTGCATGGGCTGGCAGGGCGACGAGAGCCGCATCCTGATGAACCACGACCCCAGCCTCGACAGCGTGTCCACCCTCGCGCACGAGCTGGGGCACGGGTACCACAACCTCCTCAAGGCGCCGCGCACCCCCCTGCAACGCGAGACGCCGATGACGCTGGCCGAAACGGCGTCAATCTTCTGCGAGACGATCATCCAGAACGCGGCGCTGGAGCAGGCGACGGGCGAGGAGCGCCTGTACGTGCTGGAGACGCAACTGCTCGGACACGCGCAGGTCGTCGTGGACATCCACTCGCGCTTCCTGTTCGAGCGGGCCGTCTTTGAGGGGCGGGCGCAGCGGGACCTGACGCCGCAGGAGATCAATGACCTGATGACTTGGGCGCAGCGTGAGACCTACGGGGACGCGCTGGCGAGCACCCACCCCTACATGTGGGCTGTGAAGCCGCACTACTACAGCCTCAGCTTCTACAACTACCCGTACACCTTCGGGCTGCTGTTCGGCCTGGGGCTGTATGCCCAGTACCAGGCGGCCAAGGAACGCGGCGAGGCCGCCGACTTCCAGCGCAGCTACGACGAGCTGCTGTCGGGCACCGGCCTGGCCGACGCCCGCACCCTGGCGGCTGGATTCGGTATCGACCTGCACGCGCCCGATTTCTGGGAGGGCAGCCTGAACGTGATTCGGGAACAGATCGCGGCGTATGAGGCGGCGCTGGCCTGA
- a CDS encoding OsmC family protein encodes MKISALVQSSAGHHEVTLRTDGHIQALAVPPRPSGVGSGVNGGELLFLALATCYCNDVYREAAKRGLTVERVEVEVSGDFGAEGEPARNVTYRVRVAAPHDEAEVQALLLHTDRVAEIQNTLRVGVPVTLTDVQIERR; translated from the coding sequence ATGAAAATCAGCGCCCTGGTGCAAAGCAGCGCAGGCCACCACGAGGTCACCCTGCGGACGGACGGGCACATTCAGGCCCTCGCCGTCCCGCCCCGGCCCAGTGGCGTGGGCTCGGGGGTCAACGGCGGCGAGCTGCTGTTTCTGGCGCTGGCAACCTGCTACTGCAACGACGTGTACCGGGAGGCGGCCAAGCGCGGCCTGACGGTGGAGCGGGTGGAGGTGGAAGTCTCGGGCGACTTTGGGGCCGAGGGTGAACCCGCCCGGAACGTAACCTACCGCGTCCGGGTCGCAGCGCCGCACGACGAGGCCGAGGTGCAGGCGCTGCTGCTGCACACCGACCGGGTCGCCGAGATTCAGAACACGCTCCGGGTCGGGGTGCCCGTGACCCTGACGGACGTGCAGATTGAGCGCAGGTAG